AGAAAAGCGGATGACTCCTGACGTTGTCGGGCAGCCACAGTGCGGCGGATGGCACCTGGCTGAGGTCGGGGATGGCGGGGGCCGGGATCGAATCGGTCGGGTAGAGATCGAAGTATTTCTTCGGAGCGATGTACGGCGTGTGCGGACGATAAAAACCGGCCGCGAGAAAGAAGGGCTGGTCGCGGTGGGCGCGCATCAGCTCAATGGCGTGCGTGGCGACAAGGCCGTCGGTCTGCTCCCCGTCGGTGCCGTCGGCGGCGAGAAAGGAAGGGGCGATGCCGAGGCCCATCTTTGGAATGAAATTGGTGACGAGATCCTCCTCCTCCTTGTCGCGACCGCGGGGATTGACGGTTTCGTCCCATGACGCCGGGTCGTCGAGCCCCGGTGTGCCGACTTGTTTGGGAACGCCATAGTGATAGATCTTGCCGACGCGCATCGCACGATAGCCGTGGTTTCGAAAAAGCTGGGGCAGCGTCACGACATCGGGGAGTCTTTCGCGGAAGTGGGTGGTGAGGTTAAACACGCCAGTGGAGTCCGGGCGCATGCCGGTCATGACCGATGCGCGCGCGGGATTGCAGAGGGGAAACTGCGTGTAGGCGCGGTCGAAGGCCATGCCCCGGCGCGCGAGCGCATCGATGTTGGGAGTCCTGACGATGGGATTGCCATAGACACCGAGAGCGCAGGTCAGGTCGTCGACGGCGATGAAGAGCACGTTCGGCGGACGAACGGGCGCGGGCGCCTGCGCGCCTTGGCCGACCGTGGCGGCGCCTGCGAGGAAGAGGAGGGCAAGGATTGCGTCGATGGCCTTCATGGAGTTGAGGCGTTGATCATTTCTCGCTGGCGGCGGCGAGTCGACATCCCAATTCACGGTCGGCCGGGCAGCGGAGAAAATGAATGATGATGGGATTGGTGATACAGAGTCGGAGTTTTTCACGCGGAGCCGCGGAGCAGGCGGAGAGGAGAGAAAATCGAGGGGATTGACTTTCATCTGGAGGGGCACGCTCCGTCGTGACCGGGGGACGCGCGTCGCGGCTTGTTGGCGGAAGGATTTAACGCGAAGAGGCGGAGACGCGGGGAGGCAAGGGTCCGCAGATTGCGCGGATTTTCGCGGATTGAATTCCGAGATCGGAGAGTCTGCGCCAATCTGCGAAATCTGCGGATGGCGCGGTTTGCTCAGGCCTTTGCGCCCGCACAGGGCGGCAATGTCCTGCGCTACCTGGCCGCAAGGGACGGCGGTTTAGCATGTGCCGCGGCGTAGTCCTCCGCGACTTTCAGGACGCGCAGGGCGTTGCCACTCCAGAATTTTTTCACGTCGGCCTCCGTGTATCCGGCCGCGAGAATGCGTTCTGTGATTCTTGGGGCGCCAGTCACGTCCATCAACCCTTCCACGCCGCCGCCTCCGTCGAAATCGCCGCTGAACCCCACGTGGTCGGGTCCCGCGACCTTCAGAGCGTGGAGCACGTGCGCCATGTACTGGTCGAAGGTGGCCATGGGCATGGGATACTGACGCTCCAACTCGGCGCGCGCCTTGAGGTATTCCGCAAAACGTTCGGGTGACTCTATGTTCGAGCGACCGCCGAACCGGGCCATGAGGGCGGCCATGGCGTGATTGCGCTCCGGATTGATCTTCAGCGGCGCCACGTACGCGCTGAAGGCGTTCACCTGAATGACGCCCCCCTTGGCTGCCAGCGCTCTCAGGAGGTCGTCGCCGATGTTGCGGGGATGATCGTAGACATCCTTGCACCCGGAATGCGACAGGATGACGGGAGTCGCCGACAGTTCCAGAAAGTCGCGGAGCACCTGGTCCGACGCGTGCGACGCATCAAGCACGATGCCCAGCCGGTTGCACTCCTTCACGAGCTGTTTTCCCATTGCGCTCAGCCCGCCGTGCTCCGGACCATCTTTGTCGGTGGCGGAGTCCGCGAGATCATTGTTCGCCAGATGCACCGGCCCGAGGATGCGCACGCCGATGTCGTAGAACGTCTGCACGAGCGTGAGGTCATTGCCGAGCGGATAGCCGTTCTCCATCGAAAGGTAGACGATCTGCTTCCCCTCGGCGGCAATGCGCTCGGCATCCTCGCTTCGGGTGGCCAGCTCGAAATGGTCCGAATGCCGGGCCGCCATCTCGCGTATGCGAAAGGCGATCTTCAGCGCGGTGTCGCGCGCCTCCGCGTTGCCCGCCGGCGTGCGCGGCCCCTGCCGCACGTACAGCGCCCAGAAGCCTCCGTCGAAGCCGCCGTCCACCAGACGCGGGTAGTCCACCTGGGTGAAGTCGTCCCTCCAGGTGTGGCGCTGCATGACATCCCAGCCCGGACGCGCCAGGTTCACTGCGGAGTCGAAATGCGTATCGAGCACCAAGGCGCGTGCATGGATTTCAGCGGCGGTTTCGGCCATGCCCGTGGCGGCAAGCGTCATGCTGGCAATGATTGCCAGAAGGCTGGCGGATGCTTCGCGCAGACGCGATGGGAGTATCTTCATGGGAAAGGGCGGGGATTTCACTTCCAACGTGGACAAACAGTCGCCAGGGGCAAGCGTGGCGACTGGGGATTTTTTTCTGGGCAGTGCCGGGTCGCATTGATTGGCTCGCTCACTTGCCAATGCACACGCCGGTCGACATCCAACTCGTCGGGCCCGAGGTCGCCATTCGCTGGAGCGACGGACTCGAGTCGTTCCTGTCCGGCGAACAATTGCGCGCGGCCTCGCCCAGCGCGGAAACGCAGGGCGAAAGGGACATCTTTGGCAGGCAGTACGGCGGCGACGGCCCGAAGCGTTTCCAGGGCGTGTCCGTGCTGGGCTGGGAAAAGATCGGAAACTACGCGCTGCGCTTCGAATTCAGCGACGGTCATCGCACCGGGCTCTACAGCTACGATCTGCTTCGCGATCTGGCGGACCGACATTCGTAGGATCCCGCCGGATTGCCGGTCGTCGACGGAGTGGCGCGTCTCCGCTGCCCCCGTACGAAATTTGCGAACTCGTTCAGCACCGTTTCCTCCATCACCATCATCAACAATCCTCCATGTCACTTCCCCTGCGAACCACCACCACCGAGATCGAGCTAGGCCGGCAGCTTCAACCCAAGTTTGGATCCGATGGGTTGATTCCGTGCATCACCCAGGACTTCTCCACCGGCGAGGTCCTGATGTTTGCCTACATGAATGCGGATTCCCTAGAGCACACGCTGAGGACGCGGAAGGCCACGTACTGGAGCCGGTCCCGTCAGAAGCTCTGGGTGAAGGGGGAGGAGTCCGGCAATGTGCAGATGGTGCGCGAACTCCGCACGGACTGCGACCAGGATGTCCTCCTCATCCGCGTGGATCAGACAGGCGCGGCCAATGCGTCGTGCCACAATGGATACAGGAGCTGTTTCTACCGGCGCCTGGTCGATCTGGATTCGGCGGCTAACCGGGGTGACTTCTCGCTGGAATACACCGCGGAGCGGCTTTTCGATCCAGCGACGGTTTACAAGAAGAAGTAGCCCGCCGCGTTTCACGGCGAGATCGTCCGGGTGGATCAGGCACCGGGCCCGGGGGCGAGGCCCCGTTCGCTTTCGTGGGCGAAGCAGATCACCCGTTGAAATTCATCGGTGCCGGCGGACCCGTGCTGCGAGAGTCGTTCAAGCGCCTGGGTTCGATTGAGTCCGTCGCGGAAAAGAATCCGGAAGATCTGCTTCACCCGCTCGATCTGATCGGGTGTGAAGCCCTTTCGCTCCAGCCCGACCTTGTTGAACGCACGGTGAATCGCGGGCTGGCCGTCGGCGATGAGAAAGGGCCCGACGTCCTGAACGACCTTCGCGTACGCGCTGACCATGGCGTAGGCTCCGATGCGGCAGAACTGGTGGACGCCGCACACGCCGCCCAGGGTGGCGTGGTCCTCGACGACAACATGTCCGGCGAGCGAGATCGAATTGCTCATCACAATGTGGCTTCCAAGCCGGCAGTCGTGCGCCACATGGCTGTAGGCGAGTATCGCATTGTCGTCGCCGATCACGGTGAAGTTCCCGTCGTCCGTGGCGGCGTGTACTGAAACATATTCCCGGAGGATGTTGCGCGAGCCGATCCTCACCCCGGGCGATCCGCCCTTGTACTTCAGGTCCTGGGTTCTGGCGCCGATGCTTGTAAACGGGTGGATCTCGCAGTCCGCCCCGAGCGTGGTGAGTCCCTCGACGGAGGCATGGTGAAGGAGACGGCAGCGGTCCCCCAGGGTCACACCCGCGCCCACATAAGCGAAGGGGCCCACGTCGACATCGGCGCCCAGTTGCGCGGAGGGATCGACCAGGGCCGAGGGATGAATGCGCACGCCCATGCTTCAGGCCTCGTCGGGATTGTCGACCAGGGCGAACATCAGCTCTGCGGATGACACCAGCAGGCCATCCACGGTGCAGTTGCATTCGGCGGTGGCAAACTTGTCCCCGCGCGTCTTGGTCAGTTTGGCGACGATGGTGATGCGGTCGCCCGGTCTGACCGGCTTGCGGAATTTCGCCCGGTCGGCGCTCATGAAATAGGCGGTGCGCCCCTCGCTGGTGGAGCGCCGCAGCATGAGCACGCCGGCCGCCTGGGCCATGCATTCGAGCTGAAGCACGCCGGGCATGACGGGATTGCCGGGGAAGTGGCCCTGGAAAAACGGCTCGTTGATCGTCACGTTCTTTATCGCGACGAGCTCGTCATCGCCGCGGAACTCCGTCACGCGGTCGACAAGGAGAAACGGATAACGGTGAGGCAGGGCCTCGAGCAGGCGGCGGATGTCGAGTTCGGTCTCGGTGGGGCTGACCGTTGACGTGGTGCCCGCCTTTTTCCTGCCGGAGGGTTTGGCCGTCTGCTGCATGCGCTCGAAGATGGCGCGGGTGAGTTCAGCGTTGAGCTGATGTCCCGGGCACGTGGCGACAAGGTGGGCCTTGAGCGGCATGCCGAGGAGCACGATGTCCCCGATGATGTCCAGAATCTTGTGGCGGACAAACTCGTCCTTGTAGCGCAGGGCCTCCTTTGAGAGGATCGTGCCGCCCTTGATGACTATCGCGGAATCGAGGCTTCCCCCGCGGATCTTGCCGAGTTTGAGGAGCTCCTCGATGTCCTCGTAGATGGTGAAGGTCCGCGCACCGGCGATCTGCGCGATGTAGGTCTCCGGGTCGATTTCGATCGAGAGGTGCTGCGTGTGGTAGCCGCGATCGTCGGTGGATGTGCAGGTGATCTTGAGACCGTCGTGGGGCAGGGCGACGATCGAGCGGTTGCCCTTGATCACGGAGACCGGGGCGTCGAGCCGGTAGTAGACGCGGTCCTTGTCCTGCTCGACCGGTTCTCCCTCGAGGATGAGATTGACGAATGGCCGTGCGGAACCGTCGAGGATCGGCGGCTCGGCGGCATTCATTTCGATGATGACATTGTCAATGCCGCAGCCGTGCAGGGCGCTGAGCACATGCTCGACAAGATTGATCTTCGCGTGCCCCTCCTGGACCGTGGTATTGCGGACGAGATCGCCGACGAATTCGATCTTCGGTTTGATCTCGGGGTGACCGTGCAGGTCCGTGCGCCTGAAAACCAGACCATGGTTTGCAGGTGCGGGCTTGAAAGTGAGCTGGACGGGAGATCCGGAATGGAGGCCGGTGCCAGTGATGGAGACGGCGCGCGCGAGCGTGCGTTGTTTCATAGCGGAGGTCGCGAGAGTGACGTTGCGACCTCGGGAAGCGCAAGCGCGGAGGCGGGTTCGGCGGTCTGATAATCAGTCATTTGCCGGAAGATGAACCGGAAATTTGCCGGGAGTCCGGGAGTGGAATTCTTGACATGGCGTCTCTCAGGGGGGTATTTCCATACCCTTTTAACCCGATTCATCCCAGCCCATGCCCGCAGCCAACGACATCCGCAAAGGCCAAGTCATCAAGTTCAACGGCGAGCCCCACCTCGTCATGGAAACGCAGCACAGGACGCCCGGCAACCTGCGTGCGTTTGTGCAGATCAAGATGCGGAATCTCCGGTATGGGAAGGCCCTCGACCAGCGTTTTGCGTCGACGGACACGATTGAAGTGCTCCCGACCGATCGCCGGACGCTGGAATTCAGCTACGCGGATCGCGACTCCTATGCATTCATTGATCCGGAGAGCTTTGACCAGATCGAGCTGAGCGAGGGCACGTTGGGAGACGTCAAGAATTACCTGACCCCGGGCGGCAAGGTGGACGTTCTCTTTGTCGACGAGAAACCACTTTCCGTGGACCTGCCGTCTGCGGTGAATCTAAAGATTGTCGAAAGTGCGGAAGGTGTGAAGGGTGATACCGCCAGCAATGTCCAGAAGCCTGCGAAGCTTGAGACAGGACTCGTGGTCCAGGTGCCGCTCTTCATCAAGGAAGGCGAGGTCATCCGAGTCAGCACGGCGGATGGCACGTATCTGGGTCGCGCCTGAGGACGGGCGCATCATCCGGGCACGCTCCGTCGTGACCAAAGAAAAAGCCGACCTTCCTGGTCGGCTTTTTCTTGGTAGGGTTTGTGGGCCGTTCAGGCAACCCGCTCGACCACAAGGGGCGGCGGGGTGGGGCGCTTGGGTGCGAGGCGGTAGGCGTCCTTGAAGTAATTGAGCGCCTGCTCAAGCTTGGATTCGTCGTTGTAGTGAATCATCATGAGCGGCTCGCCCTGCTTGACCTGGGTCCCGACCTTGCGGATCTCGGACACTCCAACCGCGTGATCGATCCTGTCGGTCGGCGAATTCCTGCCGGCTCCCAGAATGTGCACGCCGTGCGCGATCATCGCGGCATTGATCGTATGCACGTAACCGCGTTTTGGCGCCGGAAGCTTCCGGATGTGCCGGGCCTGCGTGAATTTCTCCGGATGATCAATGTAGGTGGCGTCGCCCCCCTGCGCCTTGACCAGCTCCTTGAGTTTCTCGAGGGCGGTGCCGTCGGTGAGGTGGCGTTCGACCGTCTGTTTGGCTGACAGCGTGGAACCGGCAACGCCGGCGAGGCGGACGATTTCCATGCCGAGTTTGAGCACGAGTTCCTTCATGTCCTCGGGGCCCTCTCCCTTCAGAAGCTGGATCGCCTCCTTGATCTCCAAGGCGGTGCCCACGGAGTCGCCAAGCGGCTGGTTCATGTCGGTGACAAGCGCGACGCAGCGCCGTTTCATCGAGCGGCCCACGCGGGTCATCGAACGGGCGAGCTGCTTTGCCTGCTCGAGGTCCTTGATGAAGGAACCGTTGCCCCACTTGACATCGATGACAAGGCCCTCGGATCCCTCCGCGAGTTTCTTGGAAAGCACGGAGCCGGTGATCAAAGGCAGGCTCGGGATGGTTCCCGTTTCCTTGCGCAGGTCGTAGAGCCTGGCATCCGCGGGGGCGAGATCCTCGGACTGCGCCACGATCGCGCCGTTGATGCGTGCGAGCTGGTTGACAAACTGTTCGTTGGAAAGGTGCGCCTTGAAGCCCGGGATCGCGGCGAGTTTGTCGAGCGTGTTGATGACGTAGTCATGTTCATTGCCGCACATCATCGGAACGACGACGCCGGCGGCCATGGCGAGCGGCACGAGCACAAGCGAAGTCTTGTCGCCGATGCCGCCCGTCGCGAACTTGTCGATCTTCGGTTTTGCAATGCCGGAAAGATCGATCACCTCGCCTGACAGCATCATCTCCTCCGTCAGATCCGCGGTCTCCTGGGCGGACATTCCCTGAAAATAGATCGCCATCGCCAGCGCGGCGAGCTGGTGCCGGGGCATTTCACCGTCGAGCGTGCTATCGATCAGATAGCGGACCTCGTCCTTGGTGAATTCTCCGCCGTCGCGTTTCTTTTCGATCAGGAATTCAAAACTTGGCTTGATAAACCTCCTGGGAGGGATGTTGCGTTTCGTCATTGTGCTGTGTGAATAACTCGTCGCGGCCCGTGAGCCGGAAAAGTTTACGAGCCAAACATTCCTAGCTGTAATGTCGAGCCAAAACGGGCTGTGATGCCGTGGTTTTGCGCAGAGAAACCCGAGGGCGGGTCTCAGATCTCGCTTGCCCGTACCGGCTTGGATTTGTCTCGTGGGACCGATGCACGCATCGTTCCAAGTCTCGGCTGACCTGAATGCCGCCTTTCTCGCGGCCGCACGGGCTGCAGATCTGAATTCGAACTTCAGACCGGAGGTCCGCACCGCTGACCCCCGGAATGGCGATTTCCAAGTGAATGGTGTGCTTGGTTATGCGAAATCGAATGGCCTGAATCCACGCGCCTTGGCCGAGAGGCTTCTGGGCGAGCTGGGTGCCGAATTCCGAGAGCAATTCGATGTCGCTGTCGCTGGTCCCGGCTTCATCAACATCCGCATGAAACCCGAGGCCGTGCTTGCCTGGCTGCGCACGTATGGGAGCGCCGGTCAATTGAAGGAAGGGGCCGCAAACTTTTATCGGGGCAGGCGCTATGTCGTGGACTTTAGTTCACCAAATACAGCCAAACAACTGCATGTTGGGCATGTCCGGGGGATGGTCATTGGAGTGGCCATCTGTCGTTTGCTTGCGTTTTGCGGCGCCGAGGTGATTCGCGACAATCACATTGGTGATTGGGGCACGCAGTTCGGGAAATTGATCTGGGGCTACAAGCATCTGCGTGACGACGCGGCATTGGGCGACGATCCGCTCGAGGAACTGGAGCGCATTTACAAGGCTGCGGATGCGGCGGCAAAGGCTGATCCGGCGACGCTCGACGCCGCCCGGGGTGAGCTGGTCAAACTCCAGGCGGGAGATGCGGAGAACCGTGCTCTTTGGGAGAAGATCAATGCGATCAGTTCGGGAGCGTTTGAAGAAATCTACCGAAAGCTCGGCATACATTTTGATCACCAGTTGGGGGAGAGCTTCTATAACGACCGGCTGGCCCAGGTGTACCGCGAGTTGTCGCAGGCGGGCCTGGCGACGGAGTCGGAAGGCGCGCTCGTCGTTTTCCATCCTGAACACCCGCGCTTCAATGAGCAGCCCTTCATCATTCGCAAGTCCGATGGTGCGGCGAACTATGCGTCCACCGACCTTGCGACTATGCTTTACCGCGTGGAGCATTTCAGGGCCGATGCGGTGGTTATCCTGACCGATGCGCGACAGACCGATCATTTCGAGCAGCTCTGGCTGACAACGCAGAAGTGGTTCGCGGCGACCAAGCGCCCGCTTCCGCATTTTGAGCACGTGTCCTTTGGCTCGATACTCGGTGAGGACGGCCGGGCGATCAAGACCCGCTCCGGTGACCCCATCAAGCTGAAGACGCTCCTTGCGGAGGCGGAGGAACGCGCATTGAGAGTCGTGACCGAGAAATCTCCGGAGCTGCCGGAATCGGAGCGCCGGGAAATCGCCTCGGCGGTTGGAATCGGCGCGGTGCGTTATGCGGATCTTTCCCAGAACAGAAGCAGCGACTACGTTTTCTCCTGGGACAAGATTCTTTCCTTTGAGGGCAACACCGCGCCCTACCTGCTTTATGCAGTGACGCGGATTCG
This genomic window from Opitutaceae bacterium contains:
- a CDS encoding dipeptidase, whose protein sequence is MKILPSRLREASASLLAIIASMTLAATGMAETAAEIHARALVLDTHFDSAVNLARPGWDVMQRHTWRDDFTQVDYPRLVDGGFDGGFWALYVRQGPRTPAGNAEARDTALKIAFRIREMAARHSDHFELATRSEDAERIAAEGKQIVYLSMENGYPLGNDLTLVQTFYDIGVRILGPVHLANNDLADSATDKDGPEHGGLSAMGKQLVKECNRLGIVLDASHASDQVLRDFLELSATPVILSHSGCKDVYDHPRNIGDDLLRALAAKGGVIQVNAFSAYVAPLKINPERNHAMAALMARFGGRSNIESPERFAEYLKARAELERQYPMPMATFDQYMAHVLHALKVAGPDHVGFSGDFDGGGGVEGLMDVTGAPRITERILAAGYTEADVKKFWSGNALRVLKVAEDYAAAHAKPPSLAAR
- the lpxA gene encoding acyl-ACP--UDP-N-acetylglucosamine O-acyltransferase, translating into MGVRIHPSALVDPSAQLGADVDVGPFAYVGAGVTLGDRCRLLHHASVEGLTTLGADCEIHPFTSIGARTQDLKYKGGSPGVRIGSRNILREYVSVHAATDDGNFTVIGDDNAILAYSHVAHDCRLGSHIVMSNSISLAGHVVVEDHATLGGVCGVHQFCRIGAYAMVSAYAKVVQDVGPFLIADGQPAIHRAFNKVGLERKGFTPDQIERVKQIFRILFRDGLNRTQALERLSQHGSAGTDEFQRVICFAHESERGLAPGPGA
- the hisI gene encoding phosphoribosyl-AMP cyclohydrolase encodes the protein MSLPLRTTTTEIELGRQLQPKFGSDGLIPCITQDFSTGEVLMFAYMNADSLEHTLRTRKATYWSRSRQKLWVKGEESGNVQMVRELRTDCDQDVLLIRVDQTGAANASCHNGYRSCFYRRLVDLDSAANRGDFSLEYTAERLFDPATVYKKK
- a CDS encoding thymidine phosphorylase, with the protein product MTKRNIPPRRFIKPSFEFLIEKKRDGGEFTKDEVRYLIDSTLDGEMPRHQLAALAMAIYFQGMSAQETADLTEEMMLSGEVIDLSGIAKPKIDKFATGGIGDKTSLVLVPLAMAAGVVVPMMCGNEHDYVINTLDKLAAIPGFKAHLSNEQFVNQLARINGAIVAQSEDLAPADARLYDLRKETGTIPSLPLITGSVLSKKLAEGSEGLVIDVKWGNGSFIKDLEQAKQLARSMTRVGRSMKRRCVALVTDMNQPLGDSVGTALEIKEAIQLLKGEGPEDMKELVLKLGMEIVRLAGVAGSTLSAKQTVERHLTDGTALEKLKELVKAQGGDATYIDHPEKFTQARHIRKLPAPKRGYVHTINAAMIAHGVHILGAGRNSPTDRIDHAVGVSEIRKVGTQVKQGEPLMMIHYNDESKLEQALNYFKDAYRLAPKRPTPPPLVVERVA
- the argS gene encoding arginine--tRNA ligase, which translates into the protein MHASFQVSADLNAAFLAAARAADLNSNFRPEVRTADPRNGDFQVNGVLGYAKSNGLNPRALAERLLGELGAEFREQFDVAVAGPGFINIRMKPEAVLAWLRTYGSAGQLKEGAANFYRGRRYVVDFSSPNTAKQLHVGHVRGMVIGVAICRLLAFCGAEVIRDNHIGDWGTQFGKLIWGYKHLRDDAALGDDPLEELERIYKAADAAAKADPATLDAARGELVKLQAGDAENRALWEKINAISSGAFEEIYRKLGIHFDHQLGESFYNDRLAQVYRELSQAGLATESEGALVVFHPEHPRFNEQPFIIRKSDGAANYASTDLATMLYRVEHFRADAVVILTDARQTDHFEQLWLTTQKWFAATKRPLPHFEHVSFGSILGEDGRAIKTRSGDPIKLKTLLAEAEERALRVVTEKSPELPESERREIASAVGIGAVRYADLSQNRSSDYVFSWDKILSFEGNTAPYLLYAVTRIRSIFRKLGVDPADASVTAGATAPETEAEMTLARKLIGLASVLELTTQQLRPHYLCTYLYDLAGAFSGFYTADKVIVDEAPVRARRLLLCARTLLVLEEGLHLLGLRTLQRM
- a CDS encoding DUF971 domain-containing protein, with protein sequence MHTPVDIQLVGPEVAIRWSDGLESFLSGEQLRAASPSAETQGERDIFGRQYGGDGPKRFQGVSVLGWEKIGNYALRFEFSDGHRTGLYSYDLLRDLADRHS
- a CDS encoding bifunctional UDP-3-O-[3-hydroxymyristoyl] N-acetylglucosamine deacetylase/3-hydroxyacyl-ACP dehydratase, whose protein sequence is MKQRTLARAVSITGTGLHSGSPVQLTFKPAPANHGLVFRRTDLHGHPEIKPKIEFVGDLVRNTTVQEGHAKINLVEHVLSALHGCGIDNVIIEMNAAEPPILDGSARPFVNLILEGEPVEQDKDRVYYRLDAPVSVIKGNRSIVALPHDGLKITCTSTDDRGYHTQHLSIEIDPETYIAQIAGARTFTIYEDIEELLKLGKIRGGSLDSAIVIKGGTILSKEALRYKDEFVRHKILDIIGDIVLLGMPLKAHLVATCPGHQLNAELTRAIFERMQQTAKPSGRKKAGTTSTVSPTETELDIRRLLEALPHRYPFLLVDRVTEFRGDDELVAIKNVTINEPFFQGHFPGNPVMPGVLQLECMAQAAGVLMLRRSTSEGRTAYFMSADRAKFRKPVRPGDRITIVAKLTKTRGDKFATAECNCTVDGLLVSSAELMFALVDNPDEA
- the efp gene encoding elongation factor P; its protein translation is MPAANDIRKGQVIKFNGEPHLVMETQHRTPGNLRAFVQIKMRNLRYGKALDQRFASTDTIEVLPTDRRTLEFSYADRDSYAFIDPESFDQIELSEGTLGDVKNYLTPGGKVDVLFVDEKPLSVDLPSAVNLKIVESAEGVKGDTASNVQKPAKLETGLVVQVPLFIKEGEVIRVSTADGTYLGRA